One stretch of Punica granatum isolate Tunisia-2019 chromosome 5, ASM765513v2, whole genome shotgun sequence DNA includes these proteins:
- the LOC116209091 gene encoding senescence-specific cysteine protease SAG39-like, whose amino-acid sequence MKTFYLTVAILGLCSSQSWSRMLHELPSMFDRHAQWMTKYGRMYVSDVEREKRFEIFKSNVEFIESFNREGNKTYWLGINEFADLSNEEFRAYWNGYKVSSSSRQYKKSPFKYENKTAVPSSIDWRKKEAVTPIKDQGECGCCWAFSTVAAMEGITKITTGKLIPLSVQELVDCDTKGENRGCQGGLMDNAFEFIIQNKGLTTEAHYPYEGVDGTCNTMKAASRAASITSYEDVPANNESALLKAVANQPVSVAIDASGSDFQFYAGGFFTGECGTELNHGVTAVGYGTDDDGTKYWLVKNSWGTGWGEEGYIRMARDVDVKEGLCGIAMRASYPTA is encoded by the exons ATGAAGACCTTTTACCTAACCGTGGCCATTTTGGGGTTGTGTTCATCACAATCCTGGTCCCGGATGCTTCACGAGCTGCCGTCCATGTTCGACAGGCATGCGCAGTGGATGACCAAGTACGGCCGTATGTATGTGAGTGATGTTGAGAGGGAGAAAAGGTTCGAAATTTTCAAGAGCAATGTGGAGTTTATAGAGTCTTTCAACCGGGAGGGGAACAAGACTTACTGGCTAGGGATCAATGAGTTCGCGGACCTGTCAAACGAGGAATTTCGGGCTTACTGGAATGGCTACAAAGTATCCTCCAGTTCAAGGCAATACAAGAAGTCACCATTCAAGTACGAGAACAAGACTGCTGTACCTTCTAGCATTGATTGGCGAAAGAAAGAAGCTGTGACTCCGATCAAGGACCAAGGCGAATGCG GGTGTTGTTGGGCGTTCTCCACTGTGGCAGCCATGGAAGGAATCACCAAGATCACAACGGGAAAATTGATCCCCCTATCCGTGCAGGAATTAGTTGATTGCGATACAAAAGGTGAAAATCGGGGCTGTCAAGGCGGTCTCATGGACAATGCATTTGAGTTCATCATTCAAAACAAAGGCCTCACAACCGAAGCGCATTATCCCTATGAAGGAGTTGATGGCACCTGCAATACGATGAAGGCAGCATCCCGTGCAGCCAGTATCACCAGCTATGAGGATGTACCGGCCAACAATGAATCGGCTCTTCTAAAGGCAGTCGCCAACCAGCCGGTGTCTGTTGCTATTGATGCCAGTGGCTCTGATTTCCAGTTCTATGCTGGAGGTTTTTTCACAGGAGAATGTGGGACAGAGCTCAACCACGGGGTCACTGCGGTGGGATATGGAACAGATGATGATGGCACCAAGTATTGGTTGGTGAAAAATTCGTGGGGCACGGGATGGGGCGAGGAAGGATACATTAGGATGGCTCGGGACGTGGATGTTAAGGAAGGTCTCTGCGGTATAGCCATGAGAGCATCCTATCCGACAGCTTGA